A region from the Kryptolebias marmoratus isolate JLee-2015 linkage group LG9, ASM164957v2, whole genome shotgun sequence genome encodes:
- the ankhd1 gene encoding ankyrin repeat and KH domain-containing protein 1 isoform X4: MQDAVAGTAMLTDGFEDEIDSVTPRSPVAGMGVGATPGGVGLGSIGIGVGGKKVRLYGEPGGPAAERLDFKLAAAAVLSSGPGSGSEEDEVSEVESFILDQEDLDNPIMKTASELLLSSATDGVDLRTVDPETQARLEALLEAAGIGKLSTADGKAFADPEVLRRLTSSVSCALDEAAAALTRMRAENTLNAGQADNRSLAEACSDGDVNAVRKLLDEGRSVNEHTEEGESLLCLACSAGYYELAQVLLAMHANVEDRGIKGDITPLMAAASGGYVDIVKLLLVHGADVNAQSSTGNTALTYACAGGFVDVVKVLLKEGANIEDHNENGHTPLMEAASAGHVEVARVLLEYGAGINTHSNEFKESALTLACYKGHLDMVRFLLEAGADQEHKTDEMHTALMEACMDGHVEVARLLLDSGAQVNMPADSFESPLTLAACGGHVELAALLIERGANLEEVNDEGYTPLMEAAREGHEEMVALLLAQGANINAQTEETQETALTLACCGGFLEVADFLIKAGADIELGCSTPLMEAAQEGHLDLVKYLLAAGANVHATTATGDTALTYACENGHTDVADVLLQAGANLEHESEGGRTPLMKAARAGHLCTVQFLISKGANVNRATANNDHTVVSLACAGGHLAVVELLLAHGADPTHRLKDGSTMLIEAAKGGHTNVVSYLLDYPNNILSVPAPDLSQLTPPSQDASQVPRVPFQALAMVVPPQEPDRAPSNIATPPPISSKGVSKQRQATLQPSVPSAVCRGPEAEPLPPFHLCPPLECIVEETEGKLNELGQRISAIEKAQLESLELIQGEPLTKDKIEELKKSREEQVQKKKKILKELQKVERQLQIKTQQQFTKEYMEAKGLKEDQEAGQSQGPGPGPGSVTAAPGPLPTPLGSQVHTGSDTDEEANKDREQEQQLDGEGDEDDDDEEEDEEDEEEEEEDEEDEDEGSEDNADEEEDDYPKLPQVDTILYRDGPQLPQQPPLPPSPQTQPPPPSLQAAFVPIQPLPDYNPADYPGSTSPELQRVLVGQQMLGQQQQGPGQQIAGLGPGMIPQSAPDGLMVATPAQTLTDTLDDIMAAVSSRVPMLSTTTSPTPPSQPPTQTPANIASPPSVLPLYPSVDIDAHTESNHDTALTLACAGGHEELVSVLIARGANIEHRDKKGFTPLILAATAGHVGVVEVLLDKGGDIEAQSERTKDTPLSLACSGGRQEVVELLLLRGANKEHRNVSDYTPLSLAASGGYVNIIKILLNAGAEINSRTGSKLGISPLMLAAMNGHVPAVKLLLDMGSDINAQIETNRNTALTLACFQGRAEVVSLLLDRKANVEHRAKTGLTPLMEAASGGYAEVGRVLLDKGADVNAPPVPSSRDTALTIAADKGHYKFCELLINRGAHIDVRNKKGNTPLWLAANGGHFDVVQLLVHASADVDAADNRKITPLMAAFRKGHVKVVQYLVKEVNQFPSDIECMRYIATIADKELLKKCHQCMETIVKAKDQQAAEANKNASILLKELDLEKSREESKKQALAAKREKRKEKRKKKKEEQKRKQEEEEGQKTKEESSEMQEQKEDSAEEKEVPIEPPSATTTTTIGISATSTTFTTAFGKKRGIVATTPNTNRKNKKNKTKDSAPNEPIILQDPQVALAQHKADKNKIHGEPRGGGGGVAGGNSDSDPLDSTDCASESSSSGGRSQELNYLPDLPSSASSSSSSSTSSSSSAPSSGAAQSQAFLPGPEKRHCPQLQTDNKMDNKVTVSISKPTQRAPDSSDSSNSLPSPFKTMALPVTSPKLSLTSPKRPQKREEGWKEVVRRSKKLSVPASVVSRIMGRGGCNITAIQDVTGAHIDVDKQKDKNGERMITIRGGTESTRYAVQLINALIQDPAKELEDLIPRNHIRAPGSKASSASFPSSTGSASGSAAGSKALSSLVTSSGVSFQPSSSTSSSSSQPGAKLGKGLSSNVRQPFPVSLPLAYAHPQLALLAAQTMHQIRHPRLPMAQFGGTFSPAASTWGPFPVRPVSPGSANSSPKHNGGTTTTGAQARPNSTHEHSSAASSGTPVTTTNTATTSAPNTSAAAASPQTPNAYNPQLSVPTPSSVRKQLFAPDPKPTGVTPVSNPPASSGSNAVRGTGSPAHPSSTTTTTSAPQQPVGPVSQPPIQLTKTEPSSVAPGKDKPPVLVENQPVSVSESINSVGFASSALALATKPESRQQLPPPSSVPSTEAHPPLQNPQPSSHLPSVPSPALSHNVSHPNNTVPHFSAPAPRVSHRMQPPGPYFSLAEQQQQTQQQQQSVFVPFSAQQEPLKQTQNLTSQPTNLPPTTQAQAPAPGSLQASANLGIMNGSQMQHVATAGKPQQIPPNFGHAGLFNFSSIFDNNSQVGNNQVWGACHLPARSPPDQSYSAPPAYMNMGQMENMMPPPPPDSSKAPGYRSTSQRIVNSPIALTSYAPSIPGSPVYLHSHAGVGAPSFSRQHFSPHPWSASTSGETPVPPPPTVSSSALSTSGVAPPPQAKAGSSSHQDRKVPPPIGTERLARIRQTGSVNPPLLTTSYTAPVGQGGIWSFGVGSASEAMSGWSQPLMGSHMMHPQLQAEQSAFSQHQPMEQDDTGIANPANNYHQPQHLPNSYMDFQKGMPMSMYGGTMLTPHPPMAEGPGGPMYNGLHAGDPAWSSIIKVVPNNADSSEPQQQVWPGTWAPHVGNVHLNHVN; the protein is encoded by the exons GCATCGGTAAACTGTCCACTGCCGATGGTAAAGCTTTTGCAGACCCTGAAGTGCTACGCCGACTGACGTCGTCGGTGAGTTGCGCCCTGGACGAGGCGGCGGCCGCCCTGACCCGAATGAGGGCCGAAAACACACTCAACGCCGGCCAAGCCGACAA CCGTAGTTTAGCGGAAGCGTGTTCAGACGGGGACGTCAACGCTGTGCGCAAACTGCTGGACGAGGGGCGGAGCGTCAACGAACACacagaggagggggagagccTGCTGTGCCTCGCCTGCTCGGCTGGCTACTATGAACTTGCACAG GTTTTGTTGGCTATGCATGCCAACGTAGAAGACCGGGGCATCAAGGGGGACATAACGCCACTCATGGCTGCTGCCAGCGGAGGTTACGTGGACATTGTCAAGCTGCTTCTTGTCCACGGGGCAGATGTCAACGCACAGTCCTCCACAG GTAACACGGCTCTGACGTACGCGTGCGCCGGTGGCTTCGTGGACGTGGTAAAGGTGCTGCTAAAAGAGGGTGCAAACATTGAGGACCACAACGAAAACGGACACACCCCTCTCATGGAGGCGGCCAGTGCCGGCCACGTAGAGGTGGCCAGGGTACTCCTGGAGTACGGCGCCGGCatcaacacacactccaacGAGTTCAAGGAGAGCGCGCTCACACTCGCCTGCTATAAAG GTCACCTGGATATGGTTCGCTTTCTGTTGGAGGCCGGAGCAGACCAGGAACATAAAACGGATGAGATGCACACGGCACTGATGGAGGCCTGCATG GACGGCCATGTGGAGGTGGCGCGGCTGCTGTTGGACAGCGGCGCACAGGTCAACATGCCAGCCGACTCGTTTGAGTCACCCCTCACCCTCGCAGCCTGCGGAGGACACGTAGAGCTGGCCGCCCTCCTCATCGAGAGAGGCGCCAATTTGGAGGAG GTTAATGATGAAGGTTATACTCCTCTGATGGAAGCAGCAAGAGAAGGCCACGAGGAGATGGTAGCACTGCTGCTAGCTCAAG GTGCGAACATCAATGCCCAGACAGAGGAGACCCAGGAGACCGCTTTGACTCTGGCGTGTTGCGGAGGCTTCTTGGAAGTGGCCGACTTCCTCATTAAGGCGGGTGCTGACATCGAGTTAGGCTGCTCCACTCCTCTAATGGAGGCCGCACAGGAGGGCCATCTGGACTTGGTCAAATACCTACTGGCTGCAG GAGCAAATGTTCATGCCACGACAGCAACAGGCGACACAGCGTTGACGTACGCATGTGAGAACGGACACACAGATGTGGcagatgtgctgctgcaggCTGGAGCCAACTTG gagcACGAGTCTGAAGGGGGTCGGACTCCCCTGATGAAGGCAGCAAGGGCAGGCCATCTCTGTACAGTCCAGTTTCTTATCAGCAAAG GTGCTAATGTGAACAGAGCTACTGCCAATAATGATCACACCGTCGTGTCTCTGGCCTGCGCTGGTGGACATCTGGCTGTGGTGGAGTTGCTGTTGGCGCACGGAGCCGATCCCACTCACAGGCTCAAA GATGGTTCGACCATGTTGATCGAAGCTGCTAAGGGTGGCCACACTAACGTGGTGTCCTACCTGTTGGACTACCCCAACAACATCCTGTCTGTCCCAGCCCCCGACCTTTCCCAACTCACACCCCCATCGCAAGACGCATCTCAG GTCCCTCGTGTTCCATTCCAAGCTCTCGCTATGGTAGTGCCCCCTCAGGAGCCCGACAGAGCCCCGTCAAACATCGCAACCCCCCCACCCATCTCCAGCAAAG GTGTGTCCAAACAGAGACAGGCGACCCTTCAACCCAGCGTCCCCAGCGCCGTCTGCCGGGGGCCTGAAGCGGAGCCCCTGCCACCCTTCCACCTGTGCCCGCCTTTAGAGTGCATCGTGGAGGAAACGGAGGGGAAGCTGAACGAGCTGGGCCAGAGAATAAGCGCCATCGAGAAAGCCCAGCTAGAGTCGCTAGAGCTCATTCAGGGGGAGCCACTCACCAAAGACAAGATCGAAGAGCTGAAGAAGAGCCGCGAGGAGCAG gtgcagaagaagaagaaaatcttgaaggagctgcagaaggtGGAGCGccagctgcagataaaaacacagcaacagTTCACCAAAGAGTACATGGAGGCAAAGGGCTTAAAGGAGGATCAGGAGGCAGGACAGAGCCAGGGTCCAGGTCCGGGGCCTGGGAGTGTGACCGCTGCTCCAGGACCCCTGCCCACCCCACTGGGTAGTCAAGTACACACTGGGTCTGACACCGACGAAGAGGCCAACAAGGACCGGGAACAAGAACAGCAGCTCGACGGCGAAGGGGACGAG gatgacgatgacgaggaggaagatgaggaggacgaggaggaggaagaggaggacgaggaggacgaggacgagggtTCAGAGGACAATGccgatgaagaggaggatgattACCCCAAGCTTCCTCAGGTGGACACGATCCTCTACAGGGACGGGCCGCAGCTGCCACagcagcctcctcttcctccttctccacagactcagcctcctcctccatctcttcAAGCCGCCTTCGTCCCCATCCAGCCCCTGCCGGACTACAACCCTGCGGACTACCCGGGAAGCACCAGCCCAGAGCTGCAGAGGGTGTTGGTGGGACAGCAGATGCTGGGCCAGCAGCAGCAAGGTCCGGGTCAACAGATAGCTGGGCTCGGCCCGGGAATGATACCTCAGTCGGCTCCAGATGGGCTCATGGTGGCTACACCTGCACAGACGCTCACAGACACACTGGATGACATCATGGCAG CTGTGAGCAGCCGCGTGCCCATGCTAAGCACTACAACTTCACCCACACCCCCGTCCCAACCGCCCACACAGACGCCTGCGAACATCGCCTCCCCCCCTTCAGTCTTGCCCCTCTACCCCTCTGTTGACATTGATGCACAT ACGGAGAGTAACCATGACACGGCGCTGACGCTCGCGTGCGCGGGAGGACACGAGGAGCTCGTGTCGGTCCTGATTGCACGGGGCGCCAACATCGAGCATCGGGATAAAAAAG GGTTTACCCCTTTGATTCTGGCTGCCACCGCTGGTCATGTAGGAGTAGTCGAGGTGCTCCTCGACAAAGGAGGGGACATTGAGGCTCAGTCAGAGAGAACCAAAGACACCCCCCTCTCCCTAGCCTGCTCTGGGGGGCGCCAGGAG GTTGtggagttgctgctgctgcgggGAGCCAACAAGGAACACCGCAACGTTTCAGACTACACGCCTCTCAGTTTGGCTGCTTCTGGAGGTTATGTCAACATCATCAAGATACTCCTCAACGCTGGAGCTGAGATCAACTCCAG GACTGGCAGCAAGCTGGGGATCTCTCCTCTAATGCTGGCGGCTATGAACGGTCATGTGCCGGCAGTGAAGCTGCTGTTGGATATGGGCTCGGACATCAACGCTCAGATTGAGACCAACAGAAACACAGCTCTGACCCTCGCCTGCTTTCAGGGCCGAGCCGAGGTTGTCAGCCTGCTGCTCGATCGCAAGGCCAACGTAGAGCATCGGGCTAAG ACCGGTCTTACTCCTTTAATGGAGGCAGCCTCCGGAGGTTACGCAGAAGTAGGCAGAGTGCTGCTGGACAAAGGGGCCGATGTCAACGCTCCCCCCGTTCCTTCATCACGAGACACTGCCCTCACCATTGCTGCCGACAAGGGCCACTACAAGTTCTGTGAGCTGCTCATTAACAG GGGTGCTCATATCGACGTGCGTAACAAGAAAGGGAACACTCCCCTCTGGCTGGCAGCAAACGGCGGTCACTTTGACGTGGTTCAGCTCCTCGTGCACGCCAGCGCCGACGTGGACGCCGCAGACAACCGCAAAATCACCCCACTCATGGCTGCTTTTCGGAAG GGGCATGTGAAAGTGGTCCAGTATCTTGTGAAGGAGGTCAACCAGTTTCCGTCAGATATCGAGTGCATGAGATATATCGCCACCATCGCTGACAAG GAGCTGTTGAAGAAGTGTCACCAGTGCATGGAGACCATCGTCAAAGCGAAAGACCAGCAGGCAGCTGAGGCCAACAAGAACGCCAGCATCCTCCTCAAGGAGTTGGACTTGGAGAAG TCTCGAGAGGAGAGCAAGAAGCAGGCGCTGGCTGCcaagagggagaagaggaaggagaagcgcaagaagaagaaggaggagcagaagaggaaacaagaggaagaggaggggcaGAAAACTAAGGAGGAGTCCTCTGAGATGCAGGAGCAGAAAGAGGATTCGGCTGAAG AAAAAGAGGTTCCCATCGAGCCTCCGAgtgccaccaccaccaccaccatcggCATATCCGCCACCTCCACCACTTTCACTACAGCTTTTGGGAAGAAGCGAGGAATCGTGGCCACTACCCCGAACACCAATCGtaagaacaaaaagaacaaaaccaaggATTCGGCACCAAACGAACCAATCATATTACAGGATCCGCAG GTTGCGCTCGCACAGCACAAAGCTGACAAGAACAAGATCCACGGCGAGCCGCGGGGCGGAGGCGGGGGAGTGGCAGGCGGCAACAGCGATTCCGACCCCCTGGATAGCACCGACTGTGCCAgtgagagcagcagcagcggcgggaGGAGTCAGGAGCTCAACTACCTCCCTGACCTCCCCTCCTCggcgtcctcctcctcctcttcttccacctcttcctcctcctcagctccttccTCGGGAGCAGCGCAGTCCCAGGCCTTTCTTCCCGGTCCAGAGAAGAGACACTGTCCTCAGCTGCAGACGGACAACAAAATGGACAATAAAGTCACAGTCTCTATCTCAAAACCAACGCAAAG AGCTCCAGATTCAAGCGACTCCTCCAACTCTTTGCCTTCACCGTTCAAGACCATGGCTCTTCCTGTCACCTCCCCCAAGCTCAGCCTCACGAGTCCAAAGAGACCCCAGAAAAGAGAGGAAGGCTGGAAAGAGGTGGTGAGAAG ATCCAAGAAGCTCTCCGTACCGGCGTCTGTGGTGTCTCGGATTATGGGTCGAGGTGGCTGCAACATCACGGCCATCCAAGACGTGACGGGAGCTCACATTGACGTGGACAAACAAAAGGACAAGAACGGCGAGAGAATGATCACCataag AGGAGGCACGGAGTCGACGAGGTATGCAGTCCAGCTGATCAACGCTCTAATCCAGGATCCGGCCAAAGAGCTCGAGGATCTGATTCCCCGGAATCACATCAGAGCCCCTGGTTCTAAAGCCTCCTCAGCCTCCTTCCCCAGTTCAACAGGGTCAGCTAGTGGTTCAGCCGCCGGCTCAAAGGCTCTAAGCTCGTTGGTCACCTCCAGTGGCGTTTCGTTCCAACCCTCTTCATCGAcgtcttcatcctcctctcaGCCTGGGGCCAAGCTCGGGAAGGGGCTGTCGTCCAACGTCAGGCAGCCTTTCCCAGTGTCACTACCCCTGGCATACGCTCATCCCCAGCTGGCTCTGCTGGCCGCTCAGACCATGCACCAGATCAGACACCCTCGTCTCCCCATGGCACAGTTCGGTGGCACCTTCTCACCGGCTGCAAGCACCTGGGGGCCCTTCCCCGTGCGTCCCGTGAGCCCTGGCAGTGCCAACAGCTCCCCCAAACACAACGGAGGAACCACCACCACCGGGGCCCAGGCACGACCCAACTCGACCCACGAGCACAGCAGCGCGGCCAGCTCAGGAACTCCAGTCACAACCACCAACACCGCGACCACGAGTGCGCCCAACACATCCGCAGCCGCAGCCTCGCCTCAAACCCCTAATGCATATAATCCTCAACTGAGCGTCCCCACCCCGTCTTCTGTCAGGAAACAGCTCTTTGCTCCGGACCCCAAGCCAACAGGCGTTACCCCCGTGTCTAACCCCCCTGCCTCGAGTGGCAGTAACGCCGTAAGAGGCACAGGTTCTCCTGCACATCCCAGCTCCACTACAACTACAACGAGTGCTCCTCAGCAGCCAGTTGGACCTGTTTCTCAGCCTCCCATCCAGCTCACTAAAACAGAGCCCAGTTCCGTTGCTCCTGGAAAAGACAAGCCGCCTGTACTGGTGGAGAACCAGCCCGTATCTGTCAGTGAGAGCATCAACTCCGTGGGTTTCGCTTCTTCTGCTCTGGCTTTGGCTACCAAGCCAGAGTCTCGACAGCAGTTGCCTCCTCCTTCCTCCGTACCATCCACAGAGGCTCATCCACCCCTTCAGAACCCACAGCCCAGCTCCCACCTTCCCTCAGTACCGTCACCTGCCCTCTCACACAATGTTTCACACCCCAACAACACCGTGCCCCACTTCTCCGCCCCCGCACCCAGAGTCTCCCATCGTATGCAGCCACCAGGGCCTTACTTTTCCCTCGCGGAGCAGCAGCAAcagacgcagcagcagcagcagtccgTGTTTGTACCCTTCAGCGCTCAGCAGGAACCCTTAAAACAGACCCAAAACCTGACGTCTCAGCCAACAAATCTGCCCCCGACAACCCAAGCTCAGGCCCCAGCTCCAGGCTCCCTTCAGGCCTCGGCTAATCTGGGGATAATGAATGGCTCCCAGATGCAACATGTTGCCACCGCAGGCAAGCCTCAGCAAATCCCCCCCAACTTTGGTCATGCAGGTCTCTTCAATTTCAGCAGCATCTTTGATAACAACAGCCAG GTGGGAAACAATCAGGTGTGGGGTGCATGCCATTTGCCTGCACGATCTCCTCCGGATCAGTCATACTCGGCCCCGCCAGCCTATATGAACATGGGACAGATGGAAAATATGATGCCCCCGCCGCCTCCAGACAGCTCCAAAGCCCCTGGCTACCGTTCTACCTCTCAGAGGATTGTCAACAGCCCCATTG CTTTGACCAGCTATGCTCCCAGTATCCCTGGCAGTCCTGTCTATCTGCACAGTCATGCAGGGGTTGGCGCACCGTCATTCAGCAGACAGCACTTTTCCCCTCACCCATGGAGTGCATCCACGTCAG gTGAAACCCCTGTCCCTCCACCTCCCACGGTATCCTCCTCTGCCTTATCCACCTCAGGTGTGGCCCCTCCTCCCCAAGCGAAAGCAGGCAGTTCCTCGCATCAGGACCGCAAGGTTCCCCCACCCATCGGCACAGAACGGTTGGCCAGAATCAGGCAGACGGGTTCGGTCAACCCTCCTCTCCTCACAACCAGCTACACGGCGCCTGTTGGACAGGGTGGCATTTGGTCGTTTGGGGTTGGGAGTGCCTCGG AGGCCATGTCCGGCTGGTCCCAGCCGCTGATGGGCAGCCACATGATGCACCCCCAGCTGCAGGCGGAGCAGTCAGCCTTCTCTCAGCACCAGCCCATGGAGCAGGACGACACAGGCATTGCGAACCCTGCTAACAACTACCACCAGCCTCAGCATTTGCCCAACAGTTACATGGACTTCCAGAAG GGGATGCCTATGTCAATGTACGGAGGAACCATGCTGACCCCTCACCCCCCCATGGCGGAAGGCCCGGGGGGTCCGATGTACAATGGTTTGCACGCTGGTGACCCCGCATGGAGCTCAATCATCAAAGTGGTCCCGAACAATGCTGATAGCTCTGAGCCACAACAGCAG GTTTGGCCCGGAACCTGGGCACCTCATGTGGGTAACGTGCATCTGAACCACGTCAACTAG